CTCCTGCAATTCGTCGGGGTTCGACGAGCGGAGCAGCGCCGTGTCCAGCGTGATCTGCTTCGTCAGGTAGAGCGTGGCAAGCGACTGGTTGAAGGTCTGCATGCCGAACTTCTCCTGGCCCGACTGCATGGCGGAGTAGATCTGGTGGATCTTGTCCTCGCGGATCAGGTTGCGGATGGCGGCGTTGGGCACCAGGATCTCCATCGCCATGGCGCGCCCCTGCCCTCCGATCTTCGGCAGCAGCGCCTGGCACAGGATGCCTTCCAGCACGAGCGAGAGCTGCGCGCGGATCTGCGACTGCTGGTGCGAGGGGAAGACGTCGATCACGCGGTTGATGGTCGACGACGCCGAATTCGTGTGCAAGGTGCCGAAAGTGAGGTGGCCGGTCTCGGCGATGCGCAGCGCCGCCTCGATGGTCTCCAGGTCGCGCATCTCGCCGATCAGCACCACGTCCGGGTCTTCGCGCAGCGCGGCGCGCAGCGACTCCGTGAACCCCTTGGTGTCGGAGTGCACTTCGCGCTGGTTCACCAGGCAGTTCTTGTGCTGGTGGACGAACTCGATCGGGTCCTCGATGGTGATCATGTGCTCGTGCCGCTCGCTGTTGATCTTGTCGAGCATGGCGGCGAGCGTGGTGGATTTGCCGGAACCAGTCGGGCCGGTCACCAGGATCAGGCCGCGCGGCCGGTCGCACAGCTTCGCCACGACGGGCGGCAGCGCGAGCTGCTGGAACGACTTGATCTCGAACGGGATCACGCGGAAGACCGCCGCCGTCGCGCCCCGCTGGTTGAAACAGTTGCCGCGGAAGCGCGCCAGCCCTTTCAGGCCGAAGGAGAAGTCGAGCTCCAGGTTCTCCTCGAAGCGGTGCTTCTGCGCGTCGGTGAGCACGCTGTAGGCCAGCGACTTGGTGTCGGCCGGCGTCAGCGGCGGCATGTCGAGCGGCGTCAGGTGGCCGTGCACGCGCACCTGCGGCGGCGAGTTGGTGGTGATGTGCAGGTCGCTGCCGCCCATCTCGAGCATCTTCTTGAGCAGGTCGCTGAGCGTTGCTGTAGCCATTCCGCTTCTTCCCCTTTATTAGTGGACGGTCTCGCGCGCGATCTCTTCCAGCGTGGTCACGCCCGCCATCGCCTTGATCAGGCCGCTGCGGCGGAGCGTGATCATGCCACGCTCGATCGCTTTCTTCTTGAGTTCGACCGCCGAGGCGCCCACCAGGATGAGCTCGCGCAGCTCGTCGTCGATCTCCATCACTTCGTACAGGCCGGCGCGTCCCTTGTAGCCGCTGTTGTTGCAGATGCCGCAGCCTTTGCCCTTGTAGATCTTCGCCGTCTTGGCTTCGTCCGGCGTGAAGCCGTTCTCGATCATGGTCTGCGGCGGCAGCTGCACCTCTTCCTTGCACTCGCTGCAGATGCGCCGCACCAGGCGCTGCGCCACGATGAGGTGCACCGAGGTCGCGACCAGGAAGGGCTCGATGCCCATGTTCATCAGCCGGCTGATGGTCTCGGGCGCGCCGTTGGTGTGCAGCGTGGAGAGCACCAGGTGGCCCGTGAGCGCGGCCTTGATGGCGATCTCGGCCGTCTCGAAGTCGCGGATCTCGCCCACCAGGATGATGTTCGGGTCCTGCCGCAGGAAGGAGCGCAGCGCGGCCGCGAAGTTCAGCCCGATCGACTCCTTCATCTGCACCTGGTTGACGCCCGAGAGCTGGAACTCGACCGGGTCTTCCGCCGTCATGATGTTGGTGTCCGGCTGGTTGAGCCGCGAGATGGCGGAGTACAGCGTGTTGGTCTTGCCGGAACCCGTCGGCCCGGTGACCAGCACCATGCCGTACGGCTTCAAGATCGCCTTGGTGAACTTCTCCAGCGACTCGGCCTCGAAGCCCAGCTTGGTCATGTCGAGGCGCAGGTTCTCCTTGTCGAGCAGCCGCATCACGATCTTCTCGCCCCACAGCGTGGGCAGCGTGGAGACGCGGTAGTCGAGCTGCTTCTTCTTGCCGCCGATCTGCATCTTGAGCATGATGCGGCCGTCTTGCGGCAGGCGCTTCTCCGAGATGTCGAGCTTCGCCATGATCTTGATGCGCGAGGTGATGGCGTCTTTCAGCTTCGACGGCGGGTTCATGATGGTGTGCAGCATGCCGTCGACGCGGAACCGCACGCGGTATTCCTTCTCGTAGGGCTCCACGTGGATGTCGCTGGCGCCGCGCTTCACCGCGTCGGTCAGGATCAGGTTCACCAGCTTCACGATGGGCGCTTCGTCGGCCGCTTTCTCCAGCTCGTTCAGCCCCATCTCGGTGGGGTCTTCGGTGAGCTCGACGTCGGCCTCGCCCATCTCCGCCACCGAGGCCATGACCTTCTCCATGTCCTCTTCTTGCGACGAGCCGTAGGCCTTCTCGATGTGCTCCATGATCGCCGTCTCGCTGGCGACCACCGGCTCGATGTTGAAGCCGGTCATGAACTTGATGTCGTCCATCGCGAACACGTTCGTCGGATCCACCATCGCGATGGTCAGCGACGCGCCCACGCGCGACAGCGGCAGGATCTGGTAGCGCTTCGCCGTCTCCTGCGGGATCAGCTTCACCACCGAGGGGTCGATCTCGAAGAACGAAAGATTGATCGCGGGCACGCCGTACTGGCGTGATAGGAAGTTGGTGACGTCCTCGTCGGAGAGGAAGCCGAGCTTCACCAGCGCGGAGCCCAGGCGCGTGCCCGTCTCCTTCTGGGACTTGAGCGCCTGCTCCAGTTGCTCGGGGCTGATGACCTTTTCTTTGACCAGCAGATCGCCAAGACGCTGCGACATACTTCCTTTATCCGATCAAAACTGGATTCGACTGCGCCCCCGAAAGACGCGGGGCCCTGAAGCAAACTGGGGGAAAAGATGTGCGCGCATCGTATGTCGCGTTGACACAAATTGTCAATTCAGAACTGTTGCTGAATTGGTAACAAATCAAGGCCCTAGAGCGCCTAAGAGAAGGCCGAAGAACCGCCGGCCATCTCCTCCCAAGCAGCACCCCGAACTGCCGTGTGAGTCGTCACTTGCGACGTCCAGCAGGCCGCGGGTTTCGGCCGGTGGGGCCGAACGGGTAAGGTAGTGGCATGGGACGAGCGGCGGCCAAGGCGAACCGCAAGCGCGCGGTCCGCGACTACTACTCCGCCCTGCTCGGGCGCTGGGGAGCGCAGCACTGGTGGCCGGCGCAGTCGCGCTTCGAGGTCATCGTGGGCGCGTTCCTCACGCAGAACACGGCATGGACCAACGTGGAGAAAGCGCTGCGCCGGCTGCGGCAGGCGCGCAAGCTCTCGCTCCCCGGCGTGCGCGCGACACCGGAGCCGGAGCTGGCTGAGCTCATTCGCTCTTCGGGCTACTACCGCCAGAAAGCGCATCGGCTAAAGCACTTCGTCGCGTGGCTCGACGCCGAGTATGGCGGCTCGCTCGACCGCATGTTCGCGCAGCCGACCGAGAAACTGCGCGCCGAACTGCTCGCGCTCCACGGCGTCGGGCCCGAGACCGCGGACTCCATCCTGCTCTACGCCGGCAATCATCCGGTGTTCGTGGTGGACGCGTACACGCGCCGCATCTTCGAGCGCCACAAGCTCGTCGCGAAGAAAGCCAAATACGACGAGCTGCGGCTTCTGGTCGAGAGCTCCCTGGCAGAGTTCGAGGGCGGCTGCGCGCGCGGCGCCGACCCCATGCATCCGCCTTCGCGCATGAGCCGCGCCGCCCGCGGCGAGCTCGCGCAGCACTTCAACGAGTTCCACGGTCTGACCGTCCGCACAGCCAAGGACTACTGCGCCACGCGGCCCAACTGCGCGGGGTGCCCGCTGGAGAAATACCTGCCGCGCTAGGCGGCGCGCCGGCGCTCGCCGTCCGCCGCCGCCGGCTGCTCCCAGGGGATGATGGAGATATCGCCCGAGCGTTCCAGCACGGCGTACTTGATCTGCTTCATCCCTTCCAGGCCCTGTAGCTCGCGCGCCGCCTCCAGGATGTCCCCTTCGTCCACGCGCACCTTCTCCAGCCGCTCCTTCAGCACTTCCCCCTGCCGGACGAGGATGAGCGGCAGCCCGTTGACCACGCGGTCCACCTTGGCGAACCTCTGCTTGAAGAGCGAGATGAGGATGTCGATGCCGGTGAGTGTGGTGATCAGGATGACGGCGCTGACGACCGAGTAGTCGTTGGCCGTGATGCCCTGCTGGGCACTCTCGCTGATGATGAGCAGCAACACGAAGTCGAACACCGTGATCTGAGCCAGCGTGCGGTTCCCGGTGATGCGGAACAGCAGCAGCAGCACGAAGTAGATGGCGGCGGCGCGAAGGACGGTATCCATAGGCTTAGGGGTAGATGAACTGCCAGTATTCGAGCTCCGCGCCGCCTTCCAGCCCCGCGCGCGCACGCCGCAATCCCACCTGCTGGGGCTGCAGCTCGAAGGTGACGCGCAGGTCCTGGCCCTCGGCAGCGGCGAACGTGTAAAGCAGCTTGCCGTCGCGCAGCTCGGCGCGCTCCGGCTCCGGAGTCACGTGCTCCAGGCCGAGCTGCTCGATGTAGTCCTGCTGCACCCAGACGCGCAACTTGCCGTCCGCCAGCGGCGCCGGAGAAAAATGAAAGGTGATCTCCGCCGGAGCCTGGCGACGCGCGAAACGCTCGTACTCGACCTCCATGCGGGCATCGGGCGTGGCGGCTTGGCTGCGGCTCAACGGGCCGGAGCCGAACAACCCGAGAAATGCCAGCAGCACGAAGAGCGCCAGCGCGATCCAGCCGGCGCGCTCGAAGCGCCACTGCCGGCGGTGGAAGCGCAGGTTGTCGGCCTCCCGCAGCCCCGGGTCGAGCTTGTTCTTCTCAGGCACGTCAGGATGGATGCGCCGCAAAATAGGCAAGTTGGCGCGCCGCGCGAGCGGCAAGGAGCGACAAGAAAGGGCAGCCCGGAGGCTGCCCGCTTGCACCGGAGGTACGGTTATTTCCGTTTGCGCGCCACCACGCCCGCGACCAGCGAGCCGACGCCGAGCAGCCCGATCAGCGGCAGCGGCGAAGCCGTCTGCGGCAGCGTCTCACCGGTGCCCTGGTTGGCGTTCTGGTCCGCGGCGCCCTGGGTGTCGGTCGTCGTGGCCGGCTGGTCCGGATTGGCAGGCTGCTGCTGGTCAGCGGCCGGCTGCTGCGCCGCAGAGTCCGGCGGCGGCGTGGTTTGGTCCTGGGCGATGCCGGTTCCAACAAGTAGCGCCAGCAGTAATGTCAGGAAAGCAAGTTTCCGCATGCGTTTTGCTCCTTACTGGTTTTTGCGTCTCAGTCGGTTAGAGGAGGGCGGGGGCGGAGGGTTTGCCCTCCCGAAAGCGCTTTCCAGGGTCTCTGCTCAGGCGGCGCTCGGATGCGACGGCACCACGGCGACGACCCCGTCTTCGTCTTTCGTCAAGGTGAATTGCTGCGCGCAGCCGGCGCAGAGCCAGTAGTGCTCCACGTTGTGCCCGGTTGGGCTCACGCCTTTCACTCCCCGACGTTCCACCTGAAAGAGCTTTCCCTCGTTCAGGTAGCGGAAGCGGGCGTCGCAAGACGGATTGGCGCATTTGGCCACCATCACCGACTCGTCACTGGAGACAAATCGTGAGATGCCGCTAGAGACCCCGCGGTGGTGCAGGCTGCAGGGCGACATTCCGCGACTATAATGAACGGCAACCTCCGGCCCATCAGTGTGTTGCGACGTGCTCGCCGGAGCAGCTCCCAGTGGCTTCGAAGCCCCACAATGCGGGTACGCCGGAGCGGCGGCGGACGGGCGTGGTCATCGCGCTCGCCGTCGTGGTGCTGGTGCTGTTCGTCGCGCTCGGCTCGCAGACCGCCTTCAACCTCAGCCCCATCCTGCGCCCCGAGACCTCGGAGCAGACGCTGCTGTTCACCGCGCTCTCCGCGCTCATCTTCCTGGTCTTCGTCGCGCTCACCTTCGTGCTCGCGCGCAACCTGCTCAAGCTCTACGCCGAGCGCAGCGCCGGCGTGCTGGGCTCGAAGTTCCGCACCCGCATGGTCGTGGGCGCGCTGCTGCTCTCGTTCCTGCCTGTCATCTTCCTCTTCCAGTTCGCCTACCTCTTGATGAACCGCTCCATCGAGAAGTGGTTCTCCGGTCCGGTGGAGGAACTGCGCGAGGAATCCGGGCGCGTGGCGACCATGATGGCGCGCTACGCCGCCGAGAGCGCCGGCGCCGAGGCAGAATCCATCGCGCAGGACCCCGACGTGCTGCGGGCCTTCGCCACCGGCAACTTCTCGCCCGTGCTGGCGGAGTTCCAGCGGCACAAATCCACGCTGCGCGGCGGCTTCGCCGTCGCCACCGTCGACGACGACAGCGTCGCCAGCCTCGGCCTGCCCGAACCCTGGGGCGTGCTGCGCTCCAAGCTGCCCGCCGCCGCCGAGGCGCATGGCAAGCAGCTGCCTTCCTTCCTGCTGGGCGAAAAGGAATACGTGCTCGGCAGCGCCGGGGTCGGCGGCAGCAACGGCAAGATCATCGTGGCGGTGCCGCTGCCGGCGCAGTTCTCCTCGACCCTGCGCGAGATCGAGCAGACGCAGAAGCGCTACTTCGAGCTTGCCCAGCAGCGCAAGCAGGTCCGCCGGACTTACATGGGCTTTCTCCTGCTGCTGACCGTGCTGGTGCTGTTCGCCGCCACCTGGCTGGCGCTCTTCCTGTCGAAGCTGGTGACACGCCCCGTGGCCGCGCTCGCCGAGGCCACCGATCAGATCTCCAAGGGCCGCCTCGATTACCGGGTGGAAGTGCGCGCCACCGACGAGCTGGGCGACCTCATCCACTCATTCAACCGCATGGCGGGCGAGCTGGAGGGCAGCCGCAAGCAGATCGAGGCCTCCACGCGCGAGCTGGAAGACGCCAACGTCGAGCTCGAGCAGCGCCGCCGCCAGATCGAGACCATCCTGGAAAGCATCCCGACCGGCGTGCTCTCGCTCAACGACGGCCGGCGCGTCACGCGCACCAACCACGTCTTCCTGCGCATGTTCGGCGTCGAGCAGGTGGCGACCGGCTCCGTGCTGCGCGACGTCTTCGCGCCCGAGGTCGTGCAGGACATCGAGCACATGCTGCGCAAGGCCGACCGCATGGGAACCTCCAGCAGCCAGATGGAGATCAACACGCCGCGCGGCCGGCTGAACGTCGCGCTCACCGTCGCCTCGCTCCAGCATGAGGGCCAGCGGCTGGGCTACGTGCTCGTCTTCGAAGACTTGTCGGACCTGCTGAAGGCGCAGAAGCAGGCGGCGTGGCGCGAGGTGGCGCGGCGCGTGGCGCACGAGATCAAGAACCCGCTCACGCCCATCGCGCTCTCGGCGGAGCGCATCCGGCGGCACCTCGAGCGCGGCGGCGTGCCCGACGAAGAGTCCATCGCGGTCATCCACGGATGTGCCGAGACCATTGCCGGCGCCATCGAGACCGTGCGCACCCTGGTCGACGAGTTCTCCACGCTCGCGCGCTTCCCTGCCTCGCAGCCCGAGCCCGCCGACATCAACTCCGTCATCGAGGGCGCGCTGGCGATGTTCAACGGCCGGCTCGACAACATCGCGGTGCACACCGAGCTCGCGCGCTCGCTGCCCAAAGTCATGGCCGACCCCGAAGCCATCAAGCGCGCGGTCGCCAACCTGGTGGACAACGCTGCCGAAGCCATGCAGGACTCGCTCGTCCGCGAAGTCCACATCTCGACTGCGCTGCTCAGCTCCAAGGATGCCGTCGAGATCGTGGTCGCCGACACCGGCCACGGCGTCACCCGCGAGCTCAAGGAGAAACTCTTCCTGCCCTACTTCTCCACCAAGAAGCGCGGTACCGGGCTCGGCCTCGCCATCGTGAGCCGCATCGTGGAAGACCACCACGGCTCCATCCGGGTAGAAGAGAACGTCCCGGTGGGAGCGCGCTTCATCGTGGAGCTGCCGGTGGCGAGCGAGGCCGAGCGGCGGCAGCCTCCCGCGGATACACTCAAGACCCAACATGCACAACATCCTGATCGTTGACGACGAGGCGGCCATCCGGCAGTCGCTGCGCGGCGTGCTGGAGGACGAGGGCTACAAGGTCGCGACCGCCGAGAGCGGCGAGGCGTGTCTCGACGCGCTCGCGCACCGACCCTTCGACGTCGTGCTGCTCGACATCTGGCTCCCCGGCATCGACGGCCTCGAAGCGCTGGGCAGGATCCGCGAGCTCGACGACGCCCCCGAGGTCATCATGATCTCCGGCCACGGCACCATCGAGACCGCCGTGAAGGCCACCAAGCTCGGCGCCTACGACTTCCTCGAAAAGCCCCTGCAGCTCGAGAAGACCATCAACCTGGTGAAGCACGCCGCGGAAGCGAAGCGCCTGCGCTCGGAGAACCGCGACCTCAAGCGCCAGGTGCAGTCGAAGAGCGTCATCGTGGGCGACAGCGTCCCGATGAAGGCGCTGCGCCAGCAGATCGCGGTGATGGCGCCGACCAACGGCCGCGTCCTTATTTATGGCGAGTCCGGCACCGGCAAGGAACTGGTCGCGCTCGCCATCCACGCGCAGAGCCTGCGCAAGGAAGCGATGTTCGTCGAGGTCAACTGCGCCGCCATCCCCGAAGACCTGATCGAGAGCGAGCTGTTCGGGCATCGCAAGGGCTCGTTCCCGGGCGCGACCGGCGATAAGGAAGGCAAGTTCCAGAAAGCCGACGGCGGCACGCTCTTCCTCGACGAAGTCGGCGACATGAGCCTGAAGACGCAGTCCAAGGTGCTGCGCACGCTCGACGAGCAGCGCTTCACGCCCGTCGGCGGCGACGAGCCCATGGCGGTCGACGTCCGCGTCATCGCGTCCACGAACAAGGACCTGGAAGAAGAGATCTCGCGCGGCAACTTCCGCGAGGACCTGTTTTACCGACTGAACGTCATCCCCTTCTTCGTGCCGTCGCTGCGCGAGCGCAAAGAAGACATCCCGCAACTCGCGCGCTACTTCCTGAAGGACTTCGCGCAGGCCTACGGCCGCCGCTCGCGCGAGATCACCGACGACGCCATCGACGCCCTCATGCGCTACGCCTGGCCCGGCAACGTGCGCGAGCTGCGCAACGTCATCGAGCGCATCGTCATCATGAACCCCACCATCACGCGCTTCGACCGCAAGCACCTGCCGCCGCTGGTCTATCGCGACGGCTCCAAGCGCTCGGGCTCGGAGTTCTCCACGCTGCACCAGGCGCGCGCGGCCTACGAGCGCGACTACATCCTGAAGAAGCTGGATGAGAATCACGGCAACGTGAGCCGCACGGCCGAGGTCCTCGGCCTCGAGCGCTCGCATCTTTACCGCAAGATGAAGACGCTCGGCATCGCCGTCAAGGAGTAGCCGCTTGATCCGCAGGCCAACACTCTATTCGGCCGCGCATTGCCGTCGAACATCCACGCCCCAGGCCCGAAGGGCCGAACGCCAATAGCCCAGCCCGGAAGGGCTGGGTGAAGATCAAGAAATGTTTAGAGAACCCGATTTAGCGGGCGGCACATCAGTCTTCGCGTGACGACAGGTCTTCCAGCTGCCTTCTCCAGTCCAGTTCCTCGACGAACCCTCTCGACTGTCGCCAATCCGGCTGGACCTTCACGAACAGCTCCAGGAACACTCTCACACCCAGCAGGCGCTCGATCTCGTGGCGCGCCGCGGTGCCGATCTTCTTGATCATCTCCCCGCCGCGTCCCACGATGATCTTCTTCTGCCCCTCGCGCTCGATGTAGATGACCGCCGCGATGCGCGTCAGCTTGCCTTTCTCTTCCCACTGCTCCACCCGGACGGCGGCAGCGTACGGCACTTCCTCCGCGGTGTGCGTCAGGACTTTTTCTCGGATGATCTCCGACACCATGAACCGCTCCGGCTGGTCGGTGAGCTGGTCCTTGGGGAAGAGCGGCTGCGCCTCCGGCAGCGCGTTCGCGATCTTCGCGATGAGCACGTCGAGCCCGCTGCGCGTCTTGGCCGAGATCGGGATGATCTCCGTGAACGGGTGACGCTCCTTCCACTCGGCGATGAGCGGCAACAGCTTCTCCTTGTGGACGAGGTCGACCTTGTTCAGCAGCAGCACCACCGGCCCGCCCGCCCGCTTCACGGCGTTGAGCGTGAACTCGTCGCCGGTGCCGAACTTCTGCGTGGCGTCCACGATGAGCAGCGTGAGGTCGCGCGACGCCAGCGCGTCGTAGACCTCCTGCATCATGCGGCGGTTGAGCTGCGAGTCGGGCTTGTGGACGCCCGGGGTGTCGACCAGCACGATCTGCGCGGCGGGAATGCCCTTGCGCGCCTTCAGGTTCACGATGCCGAGGATGCGGTTGCGCGTGGTCTGCGGCTTGCGCGTGACGATGGCGAGCTTCTCGCCCACCAGCGCGTTCAGCAGCGTGGACTTGCCGGCGTTGGGCCGCCCGATGATGGAGACGAATCCGGCGCGCATGTCTACACGCGCTTCGCCGTGCGCTGGTCTCTCGTCTTCGCCTTGGGCGCCGGCGCCGCCTCGCGCGCGGCTTCGCTCCCCCGCCCGCGCGTCACCCGCACCCGCTCGACGCGCCGGTCGGTGGATTCCAGCACCTCGAAGCGCAGGCCCTCGTGCTCGACCACCGCGCCCGGCTCCGGGATGCGTCCCATCAGCTCGCTCACGAAGCCGCCCACCGTCGAGGCGTCGCGCGGCTCCAACCGCATGCCGAACAGCTGCGGGATGCGGTCGATGTCCATGTTGCCCGGCACCAGGTACGAGTTCGGGTTCTCGTTCACGATGTCGGCCTTCGCTTCGTGCTCGTCGCGGATCTCGCCGACGATCTCCTCCACCAGGTCCTCGATCGTCACCACGCCGGCCAGCGACCCGTACTCGTCGATCACGATGGCCATGTGGATGTTCTCGCGCTGCATCTCGCGCAACAGCAGCGAGACGCGCTTGGTCTCCGGCACGAAGTGCGCCGGCCGCATCATCTCGCCCACCGTGCGCACCTTGGCGTCGATGTCGGGCATCTGGAGCGCGTCGTGCACGAACACGATGCCCTTGATGTGGTCGAGCGTGTCTTCGTACACCGGCACGCGCGAGTACGGCTTGGTGCGCTGCAGCTCGATGAAGCCCTCGACGGTCATCGTCGCGGGGATCGCGACGACCTCGGGACGCGGCGTCATCACCTCGCGCACATTCTTCTCGCTGAACTCGACCACCGAGTGGATGAGGTCGCGGTCCGCTTCCTCGAGGATGCCTTCCTCCTGCCCGGCCTCGATGAGCGCGTCCACCGCTTCCGAGGGATGCTCCGGTTCCTGCGGCTCCTTCGGCTCCGCCAGTGCCGCCACCTGCAGCGCGAACCCGAGGATCACCGTGATCGGGAATACCAGCCAGATCAGCAGCCGCAGCAGGATGGTGAACGGGCCGAGCCATTCGCCCTTCGTCCGCGTGAACAGCACGAACGGCAGCAGGCGGTTGAAGATGATGATGGCGAACACCACGATCACGCCCGCGCGCACGAACTCCCCGGCGCTCCACGCGGCGTCGTAGAACACGTAGTAGGCGGTGACCATCGAGATGCCGGCAGTGGCGAGCTGCGCCAGCACCGACATGGAGAGCGACGCGCGGTTGCGGCTCACGCCCAGCCGCGTTTCCACGGTCTTTTCGAAACACTCGATGTTCTCCTGGAACTCGCGTGCCAGGAACTTTCCCATCTCGCCGTAGATGCGCTCCACGTAGGAGACCAGCGTGAGCAGCGCGAGCAGCACCAACATCGCGGGAAGCAGCGCCCAGATCATCGCCGGCTCCGTTTCCGCGGGCGCTCCGCGCGCGCGATGAGCGTGACCGGCAGCCCGAGCCGGCGGCGCAGGCGGTCTTCCTCGCGCCGCATCTCGCCCTGGTCGCGCTCGTGGTCATAGCCGGCCAGGTGCAGCAGCCCGTGCAGGATGAGGACCTTCAACTCTTCGCCCGCCGAGTGGCCCAGCCGCCGCGCGTTCGCCTGCGCGATCGCGCTCGAGATGGCGAGGTCATCCGGCAATCCCGGGCCGGGGGCGCGGAACGAGAGCACGTCGGTCGGCTTGTCCTTCCCGCGAAAGCGTTTGTTCAGCCGCCGCAGGTCGTCGTTCGTGGTGAGCAGGATGTCCACCGGGCCGCGCACGCCGGCGGCGCGACGCGCGCGCGCCGCGAAGCGCTCGAGCTCGGCCCGGGTCACGCCCTCGATGGGTTTTCTCATCACGATCATGTGGCCGTAGATTGCAGCCCCAAAACGAACGGGAGGGCTATCGGGCTGCCCTCCCGGAATGATTGTACAGAGCCTCAGTCTGCGATGCGATCTTCAGCCTGCGTCTCCACTTCCTCCGGGACGGGTTCCGGCTTGGCCGAGCTGGCGCCGCCGCCGTTCTCGGTCTTCGCGCCCAGCGAAAGCTGCATCTGCGCCTCG
This DNA window, taken from Terriglobales bacterium, encodes the following:
- a CDS encoding type IV pilus twitching motility protein PilT, with protein sequence MATATLSDLLKKMLEMGGSDLHITTNSPPQVRVHGHLTPLDMPPLTPADTKSLAYSVLTDAQKHRFEENLELDFSFGLKGLARFRGNCFNQRGATAAVFRVIPFEIKSFQQLALPPVVAKLCDRPRGLILVTGPTGSGKSTTLAAMLDKINSERHEHMITIEDPIEFVHQHKNCLVNQREVHSDTKGFTESLRAALREDPDVVLIGEMRDLETIEAALRIAETGHLTFGTLHTNSASSTINRVIDVFPSHQQSQIRAQLSLVLEGILCQALLPKIGGQGRAMAMEILVPNAAIRNLIREDKIHQIYSAMQSGQEKFGMQTFNQSLATLYLTKQITLDTALLRSSNPDELQEIINRSGGVARPAPGSAAAAKR
- the pilB gene encoding type IV-A pilus assembly ATPase PilB — translated: MSQRLGDLLVKEKVISPEQLEQALKSQKETGTRLGSALVKLGFLSDEDVTNFLSRQYGVPAINLSFFEIDPSVVKLIPQETAKRYQILPLSRVGASLTIAMVDPTNVFAMDDIKFMTGFNIEPVVASETAIMEHIEKAYGSSQEEDMEKVMASVAEMGEADVELTEDPTEMGLNELEKAADEAPIVKLVNLILTDAVKRGASDIHVEPYEKEYRVRFRVDGMLHTIMNPPSKLKDAITSRIKIMAKLDISEKRLPQDGRIMLKMQIGGKKKQLDYRVSTLPTLWGEKIVMRLLDKENLRLDMTKLGFEAESLEKFTKAILKPYGMVLVTGPTGSGKTNTLYSAISRLNQPDTNIMTAEDPVEFQLSGVNQVQMKESIGLNFAAALRSFLRQDPNIILVGEIRDFETAEIAIKAALTGHLVLSTLHTNGAPETISRLMNMGIEPFLVATSVHLIVAQRLVRRICSECKEEVQLPPQTMIENGFTPDEAKTAKIYKGKGCGICNNSGYKGRAGLYEVMEIDDELRELILVGASAVELKKKAIERGMITLRRSGLIKAMAGVTTLEEIARETVH
- a CDS encoding YetF domain-containing protein, giving the protein MDTVLRAAAIYFVLLLLFRITGNRTLAQITVFDFVLLLIISESAQQGITANDYSVVSAVILITTLTGIDILISLFKQRFAKVDRVVNGLPLILVRQGEVLKERLEKVRVDEGDILEAARELQGLEGMKQIKYAVLERSGDISIIPWEQPAAADGERRRAA
- a CDS encoding LPXTG cell wall anchor domain-containing protein; amino-acid sequence: MRKLAFLTLLLALLVGTGIAQDQTTPPPDSAAQQPAADQQQPANPDQPATTTDTQGAADQNANQGTGETLPQTASPLPLIGLLGVGSLVAGVVARKRK
- a CDS encoding ATP-binding protein, with translation MASKPHNAGTPERRRTGVVIALAVVVLVLFVALGSQTAFNLSPILRPETSEQTLLFTALSALIFLVFVALTFVLARNLLKLYAERSAGVLGSKFRTRMVVGALLLSFLPVIFLFQFAYLLMNRSIEKWFSGPVEELREESGRVATMMARYAAESAGAEAESIAQDPDVLRAFATGNFSPVLAEFQRHKSTLRGGFAVATVDDDSVASLGLPEPWGVLRSKLPAAAEAHGKQLPSFLLGEKEYVLGSAGVGGSNGKIIVAVPLPAQFSSTLREIEQTQKRYFELAQQRKQVRRTYMGFLLLLTVLVLFAATWLALFLSKLVTRPVAALAEATDQISKGRLDYRVEVRATDELGDLIHSFNRMAGELEGSRKQIEASTRELEDANVELEQRRRQIETILESIPTGVLSLNDGRRVTRTNHVFLRMFGVEQVATGSVLRDVFAPEVVQDIEHMLRKADRMGTSSSQMEINTPRGRLNVALTVASLQHEGQRLGYVLVFEDLSDLLKAQKQAAWREVARRVAHEIKNPLTPIALSAERIRRHLERGGVPDEESIAVIHGCAETIAGAIETVRTLVDEFSTLARFPASQPEPADINSVIEGALAMFNGRLDNIAVHTELARSLPKVMADPEAIKRAVANLVDNAAEAMQDSLVREVHISTALLSSKDAVEIVVADTGHGVTRELKEKLFLPYFSTKKRGTGLGLAIVSRIVEDHHGSIRVEENVPVGARFIVELPVASEAERRQPPADTLKTQHAQHPDR
- a CDS encoding sigma-54 dependent transcriptional regulator, with protein sequence MHNILIVDDEAAIRQSLRGVLEDEGYKVATAESGEACLDALAHRPFDVVLLDIWLPGIDGLEALGRIRELDDAPEVIMISGHGTIETAVKATKLGAYDFLEKPLQLEKTINLVKHAAEAKRLRSENRDLKRQVQSKSVIVGDSVPMKALRQQIAVMAPTNGRVLIYGESGTGKELVALAIHAQSLRKEAMFVEVNCAAIPEDLIESELFGHRKGSFPGATGDKEGKFQKADGGTLFLDEVGDMSLKTQSKVLRTLDEQRFTPVGGDEPMAVDVRVIASTNKDLEEEISRGNFREDLFYRLNVIPFFVPSLRERKEDIPQLARYFLKDFAQAYGRRSREITDDAIDALMRYAWPGNVRELRNVIERIVIMNPTITRFDRKHLPPLVYRDGSKRSGSEFSTLHQARAAYERDYILKKLDENHGNVSRTAEVLGLERSHLYRKMKTLGIAVKE
- the era gene encoding GTPase Era yields the protein MRAGFVSIIGRPNAGKSTLLNALVGEKLAIVTRKPQTTRNRILGIVNLKARKGIPAAQIVLVDTPGVHKPDSQLNRRMMQEVYDALASRDLTLLIVDATQKFGTGDEFTLNAVKRAGGPVVLLLNKVDLVHKEKLLPLIAEWKERHPFTEIIPISAKTRSGLDVLIAKIANALPEAQPLFPKDQLTDQPERFMVSEIIREKVLTHTAEEVPYAAAVRVEQWEEKGKLTRIAAVIYIEREGQKKIIVGRGGEMIKKIGTAARHEIERLLGVRVFLELFVKVQPDWRQSRGFVEELDWRRQLEDLSSRED
- a CDS encoding hemolysin family protein — translated: MIWALLPAMLVLLALLTLVSYVERIYGEMGKFLAREFQENIECFEKTVETRLGVSRNRASLSMSVLAQLATAGISMVTAYYVFYDAAWSAGEFVRAGVIVVFAIIIFNRLLPFVLFTRTKGEWLGPFTILLRLLIWLVFPITVILGFALQVAALAEPKEPQEPEHPSEAVDALIEAGQEEGILEEADRDLIHSVVEFSEKNVREVMTPRPEVVAIPATMTVEGFIELQRTKPYSRVPVYEDTLDHIKGIVFVHDALQMPDIDAKVRTVGEMMRPAHFVPETKRVSLLLREMQRENIHMAIVIDEYGSLAGVVTIEDLVEEIVGEIRDEHEAKADIVNENPNSYLVPGNMDIDRIPQLFGMRLEPRDASTVGGFVSELMGRIPEPGAVVEHEGLRFEVLESTDRRVERVRVTRGRGSEAAREAAPAPKAKTRDQRTAKRV